Sequence from the Syntrophaceae bacterium genome:
GGAGTAACGATTCCCCGGGCGATCCGCGAGGCGGGAATGGAGGAACGGTTTCTGGAAGTCATGCGGCAGACGGAGAAAACCTACTTCAGGATCCGGAAAGCGGCGCCCGCCGCCGCCCCCTACATCCTGACCAATGCCCACCGGCGGAGGGTTTGCCTGAAGCTGAACGCCCGGGAGCTGTACCACCTGGCCCGCATGCGCTCCGACGGACACGCCCAGTGGGACATCCGGAACATAAGCGACGGGATGCTGGCGCTGGCCCGGAAGATAATGCCCCTGACCATGATGCTGGCTGCAGGCAAGGACGATTTCTCCAGGACCTGCGAAAAGACCTTCGGCAAGTCCGGGGGTGAAGGAAAGCGGAAAAAATGACCGGGACCGACGTTGTCTGCTCCGTATGCAGGCAGGCAGATTTTTTCGTCTCCTGCATCGACTGCCGCGTTCCCCTCTGTGAAGGCTGTGCCTGCTTCGAGCTGCTCGCGGAAGGGTGCGGCACGGTGGTGCCTGCCTATTTCTGTCCGAAATGCGCCGTCGATCCCCTGGTCAATCCGAATGCCGCTTTTCGAGATGATTTCTGAAACCACAGCCTTCCGCCATTCATAACATCTGATGCTTTTGGCCTATGCGGGTTCCTACCTATAGAAAACATTCGTACTTTTGGACGATTGTCTTTTCTATCGCCCCTTCATAAACGGACAGAAAAAAGATATGCTGCGAAATCATTTCATCGGCAGACGGTTGATCCTTTAGCAGGCTCCCTTCACTCGGCAGTATGAAGGACGGGAAATGAAATCTCTCGGTATCTGCATCGGCGCATCGACTCTATCCGCTGTGGAACTCCTGCCATCTGACGGTGGCGGCTTCCGGGAAGGCCTTGTGGTAAACAGCGCCCACGCGGGAAATCCGCGGGAGGCCGTTCGGGCGATTCTCGACCGGTACCGGACCGGCGAAGACTGCCGGGTGGCCGTGACGGGCCGCAAGTTCCGGGGGCTCCTGAACCTGTCGTCGATCTCGGAGCCGGAGGCGGTCGAACAGGCCGTCCGCGTCTCGGTTCAGGGAAACGGGTCCTTCGATGCCGTCGTCAGCGCCGGCGGCGAGACCTTCATGGTCTATCGCATCGACGGGAACGGGCGGATCTGCGGCATCAACACGGGCAACAAGTGCGCCTCCGGGACGGGGGAATTCTTCCTCCAGCAGATCCGGAGGCTCGGGCTCAGCCTTCCGGAGGCGCTGCCCCTGGCCCGGACGGGCGATCCTTACCGGGTCTCCGGCCGCTGCAGCGTCTTCTGCAAGAGCGACTGCACCCACGCCGCCAACAAGGGCATCCCCAAGGGCAGGATCACCGCGGGGCTCTGCCAGATGATGGCGGGCAAGATCCTGGAGCTGCTCCGGCAGACGGCCCGGGAAAACATCCTCCTGGTGGGCGGCGTCTCCCGGAACGAAGTGCTCCTGGAAATCCTGCGCCGGGAGATCCGGAATGTCGTTGTCCCCCCGCAGGCCGCCTGGTTCGAGGCCTGGGGAGCCGCCCTCTGGGCCCTGGAAAACGACGCGACCCCGCTGCCTGAAGCCGGCTCCCTGTTCCGGCCGGAGCACCGGTCTTTCCACTACCTGCCTCCCCTGGCCGACTCCGAAGCCAGGGTGTCTTTTCAGAATAATGGAACGGAGAGCGCGCCGGTGGGTGGCGAGGCGATCCTCGGCCTCGACGTCGGCTCGACCACCACCAAGGCCGTGATCATGCAGATCGCCGACAGCCGGATCCTGGCCTCGGTGTATCTCCGGACCGGTGGCGACCCGGTTGCGGCCTGCCGCGCCTGCTACGCCGAACTCGCCCGGCAGATGGACGGGCAGGGGACTCCCGTCCGGATCACGGGCCTCGGCGTCACGGGCTCGGGCCGCCAGATCGCTGCGCTCCATGCCGGAACGAGCGGCATCGTCAACGAGATCATCGCCCACGCCACCGCCGCCCGTTACTTCGACCCGGACGTGGACACTCTCTTCGAAATCGGCGGCCAGGACGCCAAATACACGCATCTCGTCAACGGCGTTCCCATGGACTACGCCATGAACGACGCTTGCAGCGCCGGAACGGGATCGTTCCTGGAGGAGGCGGCCCTGGAAACGCTGGGCGTCGCCATGGAGGACATCGGCCCCCTGGCCCTGGAGGGGAGCCGCCCTCCCAATTTCAATGACCAGTGCGCCGCTTTCATCTCGAGCGACATCAAGAACGCCCTCCATGAAGGCATCGGCCAAAAGGACATCCTGGCCGGGCTCGTCTACTCGATCGCCATGAACTACAACGTGCGGGTCAAGGGAAACCGGCCCGTCGGCAGGCGCGTCTTCATGCAGGGCGGCGTCTGCTACAACCGGGCCGTACCGATGGCCATGGCGGCACTCGCGGGCAGAGACATCGTGGTCCCCCCGGAGCCGGGCCTCATGGGGGCCTTCGGCGTCGCCCTGGAGGTGGTGGACCGTCAGCGCCGAGGACTCCTGGAGCCGGAGGAGTACATCCTGGAAGACCTGCGGGACCGCGACTTCTCCCACGAAGCCTCCTTCGTCTGCAAGGGGGGCGCCCGGGAAAAATGCGACCGGAAATGCGAGATCTCCCGGGTCCGAATCGGCGGCAAGGTGTTTCCGTTCGGCGGAGCCTGCAACCGCTGGTACAACCTGCGGATCCACCGCGACACCGAGGACACGCCGAATCTGGCCGCGGTCTATGAAAGCCGGATCCATCCTGCGTCCGCCCTTGCGGCGGAGAAGACGGCGGGGACGCACACCGTCGGTCTCAACCGGTCTTTCCACGTCCACGCCTGCGCACCCCTCTTCCGAACCTTTTTCCGCCGCCTCGGCTTCGATCCGATCCTGCCGGAGAAACCCGAGCCGGACGGGATGGAGGCCCGGGGAGCAGCCTTCTGCTACCCCGCGGAGCTGGCCCACGGCTTCTTCCTCGACCTCCTCAACCGGGAGCCCGACTTCCTGTTCCTGCCCCACGTGCGGGACCTGCCGGCACAGCCGGGGGCGCCCCGGAGTACCACCTGTCCCGTCACGCAGGCGGAGCCCTATGTCCTGGCGACGGCCTTCGGGGAGCACCCCGTCTTCCGCCGCCTGCAGTCGGAAAAGCGGATCCTTTCGCCACTCCTGGATTTCACAGGCGGATGGGGAGGGGCGGAAGAGGCCTTCGTTCAGATCGGCAGGGATCTCGGAGCCACGGCCCGGAAAAGCCGTTTTGCCTTCCGGGAGGCCCAGGAGGAGCAGCGGAGAACGACGGAGGAACTCCTCGCGGAGGGACGGAAATTTCTGGAAGAACTGGAAGGGCGGCCGGACCGGTTCGCCGTGGTTCTCCTGGGCCGCGCATACAACACCTGTGTTCCCGAGGCCCACCTCAGCATCCCTCAGAAGTTCGCCACCCGAGGCATTCCCGTCATTCCCTGCGGGATGCTGCCTCCGGGCGAATTCCCGCCGGATCCCGGCATGTACTGGGCCGCCGGCCAGACGATCCTGCAGGCGGCACGGAAGATCCGGGAGCATCCCCAGCTCTTCGGCTGTTACATCATGAACTTTTCCTGTGGTCCTGACTCTTTTCTCCTCGGGGACGCACGCCGCATCATGGGTCGCAAGCCCTTCCTCGTTCTGGAGCTGGACAGCCATACGGCCGACGCGGGCCTTGAGACACGCATCGAGGCGTTTCTCGACATCATCACCAACTTTCGGAGCGCCAAGGAGGACCCGCCCCGGTGCCCTGCCACCGCAACGCAGCCGGCCCGCTGGGACGAAGCACGCAGGTCGTTCGTCGATTCCAGAGGATGCCCCCGAAGCCTCATGGATGAATCGGTCCGCGTCGTCTTCCCGTCCATGGGCCGCTTTCTCTCTGAGGCGGGGGCCTCGGTCTTCCGGGGCCTGGGCATCCGTGCCGAGGCCATGCCCCCGGCCGACATGGAGATTCTCCAGCTCGGGCGGGGGGAAACGACCTGCAAGGAGTGCCTCCCCCTCCTCCTGACAACGGGAACGCTTCTCAAGACCGTCCGGGAACGTCCCTCGGCGGAAGAGCTCCTGGTCTATTTCATGCCCACCACCGGCGGCCCCTGCCGGTTCGGCCGCTACGCCCCTTTCATGAAAGACCTCATCCGCGGGCAGGGCTGGGAAAACGTAGCCATCCTCTCGCTGACCTCGGAAGACAGCTACACGGGTCTCAGGGAGAGCGGCGCCTTCCAGCGCCTCTGGCTCGGCGCCGTGACCGCAGACATCATCCAGGACGTCTACTCGGTCCTTCTGTCGGATGCCTATGACCGGGAGCTTGCGCTCGGCATCTTCGAGGCTGAATGGCAGCGGATCCTGCTCGCCCTGGAGCGGATGAAAGACGAGACGGACGTCCGTGAGGCGCTGGCAGGAGCGGCAGAACGACTGGGCCGGATCTCCCTGAAGCGGCCTGTCCCGGACATCCCCGTGATCTTCCTGACGGGAGAGATCTTCGTCCGCCACGACGACCTGTCACGGCAGTTTCTGGTGGAGCGGCTGGCGGAAGAGGGATACGCCGCGAAGGTGGCCAGCGGCATGGAGTGGGTGTACTACACGGACTGGTGCCTGCGGCAGGGCATCGGCAAGGAGCGTCCGGACCTGCGCGGCCGCCTTGCCCGCGCCATCCGTGGGGCCGTCATGAAGAGGGGGGAACGGTCGCTCAAGGAAGTCATGGCGCGTTCAGGACTTTACGCTTCCCACGAGGAAGACGTCGGGACCGCCATCGAGTGCGCCCGGCCCTACCTGGATCCCCGACTGACGGGTGAGGCGGTTCTCACCATCGGCGGCTGCCTGCACGAAGTTCCCTCGCGGGCCTGCGGGGCCATCGCCATCGGCCCCTTCGGCTGCATGCCGAACCGCATCGCCGAGGCCATCCTGTCCCGCCGGATGCATCCGCTCCCGTTCCTGGCCATCGAGAGCGACGGCACCCCCTTCCCCCAGCTCATTGCCGCCCGGCTGGAGGCCTTCCTCCTGCAGGCCCGGCGGGTCCACCAGGAGCGGAGCCCCGGACGGAGAGAACCAGCCCCTTGAGGTAGCGTCCCTCCGGGTGCCCCAGTGACGAGGGATGATCCGGTCCCGCCCCGAGCCGGTAGAGGATGGAGGCGGACCGGCCGGCGTCCTGCAGCGCCCCCTGCACGATCCGCTCGAAAAGCACCTCGTCCACGGCATTGGAACAGGAAAACGTCGCCAGTATGCCCCCCTCCCGCAGCCGGAGCAGGGCCTGCAGATTTGCGTCCTTGTATCCCCGGGCTGCCCGGGTGACATCCCGTCTTGTTTTGGCGAAGGCCGGCGGGTCGAGGATGACGAGGTCGAAGGTCTCCTCCGTCTCCCGGAGATACCGGAAGACATCGGCCCGTACGACGGGATGGTCCTCCGGCGAAAGGCCGTTGGCGGCCAGGTTTTCCCGGGCGAGGGCGCAGGCATCTTCGGAGACGTCCACAGAGACGACCCGTTTCGCCCCGCCCCGGCCGCAGGCGACGGAGAATCCTCCGGTGAAGGCGAATCCGTTGAAGACCGCCGCCCCGACGGAGAGGCTTCCGAGAAGGGCCCGGTTCTCCCGCTGATCCAGGAAGAATCCCGTCTTCTGTCCCTTCAGGACATCCACCCGGTAGCGATGGCCCCGCTCGCGAATCTCGACCGGCCCCGGCGGGACGTCTCCGAAAAGGGATCCATGCCGGTCCGGGAGCCCCTCCAGGCGGCGGGCCTTGCCCTCGGAGCGTTCCAGCACGCAGTCCGGCTTTGTCTCCTCCACGAGCGCCGAGACGATCTCTTCCCGCCGCCGGTCCATGCCGGCGGTGGCGAAGGAGACCACCAGGACCCGGTCGTACCGGTCCACGATCAGCCCCGGCATTCCGTCCCCCTCCGCGTGAATCAGCCGGTACGCCGTCGTCTCCGGCGGCACGACGAGGCGTCTCAGGTCCATGGCCCGCCGGATTTTTCTCCGCCAGAAGGCGCCGTCCACGGGTTCGTCGGTGCGGCCCGTGAGCAGGCGGAAGATGATGTCCGTCTGCGGCTGGTAGAACCCCAGGCCAAGGGGCCGGCCGTCTCCGGAGACGGCCAGGACGACGTCTCCGGCCCTGGCGGGCGGGCGCACCGACGCAACGGCCCCGGAGAAAACCCAGGGATGCCCCTGGCGCAGGGACCGGTCCCGGCCGGCCTTGAGAATCAGTTGGGGGACGACATCGCTCACGGTGGGAATTCACCTCCGATGGAATCACCGGGCCCGGGGAGAGGGTGGAATTTGTTCATCCGCCTCTTCACCTGTTGCCACAACGCCGGGACCGGATGCATTTGGCCCTGGCAATGTACCGGCGGGCAGGCTAAATTGCAAGAAAACCGCGAGGCGCCCCTTGAACCTGTTCCGCGATCCCCTGTACCCCAACCTGTGCCCGTCGACGTTTCGCCGCCGGCTGCACCGCTTCGCCGTCGAGTGCGACCTGGACGGCCGGACGGTGACGGCCCATCTGCCCAACCCGGGGCGCCTTTGGGAGCTTCTCCTGCCGGGCCGGACCGTCCTCCTGGCGCCCGCGGACAAGCCTGGGCGCACCCTGGTCTGGACGGCCGTGGCCGTTTTGCGCGACGGGGCCACGGTCCTGCTCCACACGACTCTGGCGAACCGTGTCGTGGAATTCCTGATCGAAGCCGGCCGGATCCCGGACCTGGAAGGGGCGTCCGTCGTACGCCGGGAGGCGACCGTCGGGGACAGCCGCCTGGACTTCATCCTCCGGCGGGGAGAAGAGGAGATCCTCCTGGAAGTGAAATCCTGTACGCTTTTCGGAAACGACCTGGCGATGTTCCCCGATGCCGTCACCGAACGGGGGCGCCGCCATCTCCTGAACCTGGCCGAACAGGTCCGGCCGGGGCGGCGATGCGGCGTCGTCTGGCTCGTCCAGTGGCCCCGGGCGCGGAGATTCCTCCCGGACTACCACACGGACCCCGCATTCGCCCAAACCTTCCTGGAACAGAAAGACAGGCTTTTCTATCTCCCCGTCGCCGTGTCCTGGACGGAGGACCTGCGCCTCGCCCCCGAGGTCCGTGTCCTCCCCGTTCCGTGGGACCTGCTCCGCCGGGAATCCCGGGACCGGGGCGCCTATCTCCTCCTCTGCCGCCTGGCGTCGAAGCGCTCCATCGAGGCCGGCTCCCTGGGGCGGATCGCCTTCCCGCCGGGGACCTACTGCTACGTCGGCTCCGCCCGGAAGAACCTGTCCCGTCGAGTTGCACGGCACCTGCGTCTGCGGAAGACCCTGCACTGGCACATCGACCATCTCCGGGCCGTGGCGGACTCCTGTACCGCCCTTCCGATCCGAACGGCTGAAAACATCGAGCACGAACTCGCCCGGGCACTGGGGGCAATCGCCGACTTCTCCGTCCCCCGCTTCGGGTCCTCCGACTGCTCCTGCGAAAGCCATCTCTTCGGCTGGCGGGGCGACCCGCTCCGCGATCCGGCCTTCGTCGCCCTGCTCCAGCATTTTCGCATGGACCGCCTCCCGCCGGATTGATCTTGTCAACGGGGGCTGTCTCTGCTATGCATCCCGGGGTCGTGATAACCGTCCGTATTCATATGACAAGTCGAACGCCGACCCATTATCTGCAAGGAGAATTCTCATGTATATCGTCATCATGGCCGGCGGCCGGGGAACCCGCTTCTGGCCCCGGAGCCGGGACCGGAAGCCCAAGCACCTCCTGGACATTCTGAGCGAGCGGACGATCATCCAGGAAACCGTCGACCGCCTTCTTCCGCTCGTACCGCAGGAACGCATCCTCGTCGTCACCGGACAGTCCCACGAAGAAGAATTACGGAACCAACTCCCCGACATCCCTGAAGACAACATTCTCGTCGAGCCGATGGGGCGGAATACCGCCCCCTGCATCGGCCTGGCGGCCCACTATATCCGCTGGCAGAACAGGGGTTGTCCCGACAAGGATGAGGTCATGGCGGTCCTCCCGGCGGATCACCTGATTACCGACGGAGCAAGGTTTCTGGAAGTTCTCCAGGCGGCCGCCGAAGCGGCGGCACCGGGGCGGCACCTCGTGACCATCGGCATCGCCCCCACGGCCCCGGAGACGGGATACGGCTATCTCGAACTGGGCGATGCGGAGGATCCCGTTCGTGGCGAGAAGGTCTGGCGGGTCCGGTCCGTCCGGGAGAAACCGGACCTCGAAACGGCGAAGGCCTTCCTGGCGGAGAAGGATTGTTACGTCTGGAACAGCGGGATGTTCGTCTGGACCACAAGAGCAATCCTGCAGGC
This genomic interval carries:
- a CDS encoding class I SAM-dependent rRNA methyltransferase, giving the protein MSDVVPQLILKAGRDRSLRQGHPWVFSGAVASVRPPARAGDVVLAVSGDGRPLGLGFYQPQTDIIFRLLTGRTDEPVDGAFWRRKIRRAMDLRRLVVPPETTAYRLIHAEGDGMPGLIVDRYDRVLVVSFATAGMDRRREEIVSALVEETKPDCVLERSEGKARRLEGLPDRHGSLFGDVPPGPVEIRERGHRYRVDVLKGQKTGFFLDQRENRALLGSLSVGAAVFNGFAFTGGFSVACGRGGAKRVVSVDVSEDACALARENLAANGLSPEDHPVVRADVFRYLRETEETFDLVILDPPAFAKTRRDVTRAARGYKDANLQALLRLREGGILATFSCSNAVDEVLFERIVQGALQDAGRSASILYRLGAGPDHPSSLGHPEGRYLKGLVLSVRGSAPGGPAGPAGGRPPAGRQ
- the sfsA gene encoding DNA/RNA nuclease SfsA produces the protein MYPNLCPSTFRRRLHRFAVECDLDGRTVTAHLPNPGRLWELLLPGRTVLLAPADKPGRTLVWTAVAVLRDGATVLLHTTLANRVVEFLIEAGRIPDLEGASVVRREATVGDSRLDFILRRGEEEILLEVKSCTLFGNDLAMFPDAVTERGRRHLLNLAEQVRPGRRCGVVWLVQWPRARRFLPDYHTDPAFAQTFLEQKDRLFYLPVAVSWTEDLRLAPEVRVLPVPWDLLRRESRDRGAYLLLCRLASKRSIEAGSLGRIAFPPGTYCYVGSARKNLSRRVARHLRLRKTLHWHIDHLRAVADSCTALPIRTAENIEHELARALGAIADFSVPRFGSSDCSCESHLFGWRGDPLRDPAFVALLQHFRMDRLPPD
- a CDS encoding NTP transferase domain-containing protein — translated: MYIVIMAGGRGTRFWPRSRDRKPKHLLDILSERTIIQETVDRLLPLVPQERILVVTGQSHEEELRNQLPDIPEDNILVEPMGRNTAPCIGLAAHYIRWQNRGCPDKDEVMAVLPADHLITDGARFLEVLQAAAEAAAPGRHLVTIGIAPTAPETGYGYLELGDAEDPVRGEKVWRVRSVREKPDLETAKAFLAEKDCYVWNSGMFVWTTRAILQAIEAQIQNSAGRLRTIAGTFGTSGYGHTLAKEYQAMDSISIDYGVMEKADNVLVLRGDFGWSDVGSWDALWEVSPKDPSGNVIKGSVATTGTQNTLVVARDRLVALAGVEDLIVVDTEDALLVCRRGDSQRVKELVDLLEKEGLTQYL
- a CDS encoding activase yields the protein MKSLGICIGASTLSAVELLPSDGGGFREGLVVNSAHAGNPREAVRAILDRYRTGEDCRVAVTGRKFRGLLNLSSISEPEAVEQAVRVSVQGNGSFDAVVSAGGETFMVYRIDGNGRICGINTGNKCASGTGEFFLQQIRRLGLSLPEALPLARTGDPYRVSGRCSVFCKSDCTHAANKGIPKGRITAGLCQMMAGKILELLRQTARENILLVGGVSRNEVLLEILRREIRNVVVPPQAAWFEAWGAALWALENDATPLPEAGSLFRPEHRSFHYLPPLADSEARVSFQNNGTESAPVGGEAILGLDVGSTTTKAVIMQIADSRILASVYLRTGGDPVAACRACYAELARQMDGQGTPVRITGLGVTGSGRQIAALHAGTSGIVNEIIAHATAARYFDPDVDTLFEIGGQDAKYTHLVNGVPMDYAMNDACSAGTGSFLEEAALETLGVAMEDIGPLALEGSRPPNFNDQCAAFISSDIKNALHEGIGQKDILAGLVYSIAMNYNVRVKGNRPVGRRVFMQGGVCYNRAVPMAMAALAGRDIVVPPEPGLMGAFGVALEVVDRQRRGLLEPEEYILEDLRDRDFSHEASFVCKGGAREKCDRKCEISRVRIGGKVFPFGGACNRWYNLRIHRDTEDTPNLAAVYESRIHPASALAAEKTAGTHTVGLNRSFHVHACAPLFRTFFRRLGFDPILPEKPEPDGMEARGAAFCYPAELAHGFFLDLLNREPDFLFLPHVRDLPAQPGAPRSTTCPVTQAEPYVLATAFGEHPVFRRLQSEKRILSPLLDFTGGWGGAEEAFVQIGRDLGATARKSRFAFREAQEEQRRTTEELLAEGRKFLEELEGRPDRFAVVLLGRAYNTCVPEAHLSIPQKFATRGIPVIPCGMLPPGEFPPDPGMYWAAGQTILQAARKIREHPQLFGCYIMNFSCGPDSFLLGDARRIMGRKPFLVLELDSHTADAGLETRIEAFLDIITNFRSAKEDPPRCPATATQPARWDEARRSFVDSRGCPRSLMDESVRVVFPSMGRFLSEAGASVFRGLGIRAEAMPPADMEILQLGRGETTCKECLPLLLTTGTLLKTVRERPSAEELLVYFMPTTGGPCRFGRYAPFMKDLIRGQGWENVAILSLTSEDSYTGLRESGAFQRLWLGAVTADIIQDVYSVLLSDAYDRELALGIFEAEWQRILLALERMKDETDVREALAGAAERLGRISLKRPVPDIPVIFLTGEIFVRHDDLSRQFLVERLAEEGYAAKVASGMEWVYYTDWCLRQGIGKERPDLRGRLARAIRGAVMKRGERSLKEVMARSGLYASHEEDVGTAIECARPYLDPRLTGEAVLTIGGCLHEVPSRACGAIAIGPFGCMPNRIAEAILSRRMHPLPFLAIESDGTPFPQLIAARLEAFLLQARRVHQERSPGRREPAP